A genomic stretch from Anoplopoma fimbria isolate UVic2021 breed Golden Eagle Sablefish chromosome 8, Afim_UVic_2022, whole genome shotgun sequence includes:
- the exoc1 gene encoding exocyst complex component 1 isoform X2 translates to MTAIKHALQRDIFTPNDERLLGIVNVCKAGKKKKNCFLCATVTTERPIQVKVVKVKKSDKGDFYKRQQTWELRDLTEVDAKDASKENPEFDLHFEKVYRWVASSAAEKNSFISCIWKQNQRYLRKKVEFVNVSSQLLEESVPSGESQSVAGGDEDALDDYQELSTREEQDIEGMMEMCEYAVSNAEAFAEQLSRELQVLDGANIQSIMASEKQVNILMQLLDEALGEVDTIEGKLSSYEEMLQSVKEQMDQISQSNRLIQISNTNNVKLLDEIQFLVNYMDLSKGHIRALQEGDLTSPKGIEACINASEALSQCMNVALRPGHEKLTAVTQQQLLFAELRDTFARRLTNHLNNVFVHQGHDQSSTLSQHTAELSLPKHSPLHRDLLRYAKLMEWLKNTHREKYEGLSRTYVDYMSRLYEREIKDFFEVAKIKMAGTSKEAKGKFGLHGSSGKLTGSTSSLNKLTVQGSNSRRSQSSSLLDMGNMSASDLDVADRTKFDKIFEQVLSELEPLCLAEQDFISKFFKLQQHPTVTPPLAQPETEESDGGTLSRIPPQAEHRQSLSSEKDLVRLMMNKIFQSIETELNSLIALGDKIDSFNSLYMLVKMSHHVWTAENVDPASYLSTTLGNVLVTVKRNFDKCISAQIRQMEEVKISKKSKVSILLFVTKFEEFAELAETIFRNAERRGDLDKAYVKLIRAVFMNVEKVANESQKTPRDVVMMENFHHIFSTLSRLKISCLEAERREAKHKYTDHLQFYVINSLGQPLEKLNHFFEGVEARVAQGVREEEVSYQLAFNKQELRKVIKEYPGKEVKKGLDNLYKKVDKHLCEEESLLQVVWHSMQDEFIRQYKHFEDLIGRCYPGSGITMEFTIQDMLEYFSSIAQSH, encoded by the exons ATGACGGCCATCAAGCATGCTCTCCAGAGGGACATCTTCACACCCAACGACGAGCGTCTCCTCGGCATCGTGAACGTCTGCAAGgcgggaaagaaaaagaaaaactgcttcCTGTGTGCGACGG TTACCACAGAGAGGCCTATCCAGGTTAAAGTGGTGAAGGTGAAGAAATCTGACAAAGGGGACTTTTACAAACGTCAGCAGACATGGGAGCTCCGAGATCTGACAGAAGTAGATGCCAAAGATGCGAGCAAG GAGAACCCAGAATTCGACCTTCACTTCGAGAAGGTGTACCGCTGGGTGGCCAGCAGCGCCGCGGAAAAAAACTCCTTCATCTCCTGCATCTGGAAGCAGAACCAGCGCTACCTGAGGAAGAAGGTGGAGTTTGTGAATGTCAGTTCTCAGCTGCTGGAAG aGTCCGTGCCGAGTGGCGAGAGTCAGAGCGTTGCCGGCGGCGACGAGGACGCCCTGGACGACTACCAGGAGCTGAGCACCCGCGAGGAGCAGGACATTGAGGGCATGATGGAGATGTGCGAGTACGCCGTCTCCAACGCCGAGGCTTTCGCGGAGCAGCTCTCCAGGGAGCTGCAGGTCCTCGATGGG GCCAATATCCAGTCCATCATGGCGTCGGAGAAGCAGGTCAACATCCTGATGCAGCTGCTGGACGAGGCGCTGGGCGAGGTGGACACCATCGAGGGGAAGCTGAGCAGCTACGAGGAGATGCTGCAGAGCGTCAAGGAGCAGATGGACCAGATCTCACAGAGCAACCGCCTCATCCAGATCAGCAACACCAACAACGTCAAACTGCTGGACGAGATCCAGTTCCTAGTG AACTACATGGACCTGTCAAAGGGACACATCAGAGCCCTGCAGGAGGGAGACCTGACCTCCCCTAAAGGCATCGAGGCCTGCATCAACGCCTCCGAAGCTCTTTCACAGTGCATGAACGTGGCCCTGAGACCTG GCCATGAGAAGCTGACGGCTGTGacgcagcagcagctcctgttcGCCGAGCTGAGGGACACCTTCGCCCGCCGCCTCACCAATCACCTCAACAACGTGTTTGTTCACCAG GGCCACGACCAGAGCTCCACCCTGTCGCAGCACACGGCCGAGCTGAGCCTGCCCAAACACAGCCCCCTCCACAGGGACCTGCTGCGCTACGCCAAGCTCATGGAGTGGCTGAAGAACACCCACCGGGAGAAGTACGAGGGCCTGTCGAGG acctaTGTTGACTATATGAGCAGATTATACGAGCGAGAAATCAAAGACTTCTTTGAGGTCGCCAAGATAAAGATGGCGGGTACATCCAAGGAGGCCAAGGGGAAGTTCG GCCTCCATGGCAGCTCCGGGAAGCTGACAGGCTCCACCTCGAGCCTGAACAAGCTGACGGTGCAGGGCTCCAACAGCCGGCGTTCACAGTCTTCCTCGCTGCTCGACATGGGCAACATGTCCGCCTCCGACCTGGACGTGGCTGACAGGACCAAGTTTGACAAG ATATTCGAGCAGGTCCTCAGTGAGCTGGAGCCTCTCTGTCTGGCCGAACAAGACTTCATCAGCAAGTTCTTCAAGCTGCAGCAGCACCCGACGGTTACACCCCCCCTCGCTCAG CCTGAGACAGAGGAGTCAGATGGAGGCACGCTGTCGAGAATTCCTCCCCAGGCTGAACACAGACAGTCTTTGTCATCAGA GAAAGACCTCGTGCGGCTGATGATGAATAAGATCTTTCAGAGCATCGAGACGGAGCTCAACAGTCTCATCGCTCTGGGCGACAAGATCGACAGCTTCAACTCTCTGTACATGCTGGTGAAGATGAGTCACCATGTGTGGACGGCCGAGAACGTCGACCCGGCCTCGTACCTCAGCACCACTCTGGGGAACGTGCTGGTCACTGTCAAGAGGAACTTTGACAAATGCATT TCGGCTCAGATCAGACAGATGGAGGAAGTGAAGATTTCCAAGAAAAGCAAAGTCAGTATCCTCCTCTTTGTTACCAAGTTCGAGGAGTTTGCCGAGCTGGCCGAGACAATCTTCCGTAATGCCGAGCGCCGAGGGGACCTGGACAAAGCTTACGTCAAACTCATCAGGGCTGTATTCATGAATG tggaGAAGGTCGCCAATGAAAGCCAGAAGACGCCGCGGGACGTTGTGATGATGGAGAACTTCCACCACATCTTTTCCACGCTGTCACGTCTGAAGATCTCCTGCCTGGAAGCAGAGCGGCGAGAGGCCAAGCACAAATACACGGACCATCTGCAGTTCTACGTGATCAACTCTCTGGGTCAGCCGCTAGAAAAACTCAAT CATTTCTTTGAAGGAGTCGAGGCCCGTGTGGCTCAGGGCGTtcgggaggaggaggtgagctACCAGCTGGCCTTCAACAAACAAGAGCTGCGTAAGGTTATCAAAGAGTATCCGGGCAAGGAGGTGAAAAAGGGACTCGACAACCTTTACAAGAAGGTGGACAAACATCTGTGCGAAGAAGAGAGTCTGCTACAg GTGGTGTGGCACTCCATGCAGGACGAGTTCATCCGTCAGTACAAGCACTTTGAGGACCTGATCGGCAGATGCTACCCTGGATCCGGCATCACCATGGAGTTCACCATCCAGGACATGTTGGAGTACTTCTCCAGCATTGCCCAGTCCCATTAG
- the exoc1 gene encoding exocyst complex component 1 isoform X1: MTAIKHALQRDIFTPNDERLLGIVNVCKAGKKKKNCFLCATVTTERPIQVKVVKVKKSDKGDFYKRQQTWELRDLTEVDAKDASKENPEFDLHFEKVYRWVASSAAEKNSFISCIWKQNQRYLRKKVEFVNVSSQLLEESVPSGESQSVAGGDEDALDDYQELSTREEQDIEGMMEMCEYAVSNAEAFAEQLSRELQVLDGANIQSIMASEKQVNILMQLLDEALGEVDTIEGKLSSYEEMLQSVKEQMDQISQSNRLIQISNTNNVKLLDEIQFLVNYMDLSKGHIRALQEGDLTSPKGIEACINASEALSQCMNVALRPGHEKLTAVTQQQLLFAELRDTFARRLTNHLNNVFVHQGHDQSSTLSQHTAELSLPKHSPLHRDLLRYAKLMEWLKNTHREKYEGLSRTYVDYMSRLYEREIKDFFEVAKIKMAGTSKEAKGKFATLPRKESALKQETESLHGSSGKLTGSTSSLNKLTVQGSNSRRSQSSSLLDMGNMSASDLDVADRTKFDKIFEQVLSELEPLCLAEQDFISKFFKLQQHPTVTPPLAQPETEESDGGTLSRIPPQAEHRQSLSSEKDLVRLMMNKIFQSIETELNSLIALGDKIDSFNSLYMLVKMSHHVWTAENVDPASYLSTTLGNVLVTVKRNFDKCISAQIRQMEEVKISKKSKVSILLFVTKFEEFAELAETIFRNAERRGDLDKAYVKLIRAVFMNVEKVANESQKTPRDVVMMENFHHIFSTLSRLKISCLEAERREAKHKYTDHLQFYVINSLGQPLEKLNHFFEGVEARVAQGVREEEVSYQLAFNKQELRKVIKEYPGKEVKKGLDNLYKKVDKHLCEEESLLQVVWHSMQDEFIRQYKHFEDLIGRCYPGSGITMEFTIQDMLEYFSSIAQSH; encoded by the exons ATGACGGCCATCAAGCATGCTCTCCAGAGGGACATCTTCACACCCAACGACGAGCGTCTCCTCGGCATCGTGAACGTCTGCAAGgcgggaaagaaaaagaaaaactgcttcCTGTGTGCGACGG TTACCACAGAGAGGCCTATCCAGGTTAAAGTGGTGAAGGTGAAGAAATCTGACAAAGGGGACTTTTACAAACGTCAGCAGACATGGGAGCTCCGAGATCTGACAGAAGTAGATGCCAAAGATGCGAGCAAG GAGAACCCAGAATTCGACCTTCACTTCGAGAAGGTGTACCGCTGGGTGGCCAGCAGCGCCGCGGAAAAAAACTCCTTCATCTCCTGCATCTGGAAGCAGAACCAGCGCTACCTGAGGAAGAAGGTGGAGTTTGTGAATGTCAGTTCTCAGCTGCTGGAAG aGTCCGTGCCGAGTGGCGAGAGTCAGAGCGTTGCCGGCGGCGACGAGGACGCCCTGGACGACTACCAGGAGCTGAGCACCCGCGAGGAGCAGGACATTGAGGGCATGATGGAGATGTGCGAGTACGCCGTCTCCAACGCCGAGGCTTTCGCGGAGCAGCTCTCCAGGGAGCTGCAGGTCCTCGATGGG GCCAATATCCAGTCCATCATGGCGTCGGAGAAGCAGGTCAACATCCTGATGCAGCTGCTGGACGAGGCGCTGGGCGAGGTGGACACCATCGAGGGGAAGCTGAGCAGCTACGAGGAGATGCTGCAGAGCGTCAAGGAGCAGATGGACCAGATCTCACAGAGCAACCGCCTCATCCAGATCAGCAACACCAACAACGTCAAACTGCTGGACGAGATCCAGTTCCTAGTG AACTACATGGACCTGTCAAAGGGACACATCAGAGCCCTGCAGGAGGGAGACCTGACCTCCCCTAAAGGCATCGAGGCCTGCATCAACGCCTCCGAAGCTCTTTCACAGTGCATGAACGTGGCCCTGAGACCTG GCCATGAGAAGCTGACGGCTGTGacgcagcagcagctcctgttcGCCGAGCTGAGGGACACCTTCGCCCGCCGCCTCACCAATCACCTCAACAACGTGTTTGTTCACCAG GGCCACGACCAGAGCTCCACCCTGTCGCAGCACACGGCCGAGCTGAGCCTGCCCAAACACAGCCCCCTCCACAGGGACCTGCTGCGCTACGCCAAGCTCATGGAGTGGCTGAAGAACACCCACCGGGAGAAGTACGAGGGCCTGTCGAGG acctaTGTTGACTATATGAGCAGATTATACGAGCGAGAAATCAAAGACTTCTTTGAGGTCGCCAAGATAAAGATGGCGGGTACATCCAAGGAGGCCAAGGGGAAGTTCG CCACGCTTCCGCGGAAAGAGAGTGCACTCAAACAGGAAACGGAGA GCCTCCATGGCAGCTCCGGGAAGCTGACAGGCTCCACCTCGAGCCTGAACAAGCTGACGGTGCAGGGCTCCAACAGCCGGCGTTCACAGTCTTCCTCGCTGCTCGACATGGGCAACATGTCCGCCTCCGACCTGGACGTGGCTGACAGGACCAAGTTTGACAAG ATATTCGAGCAGGTCCTCAGTGAGCTGGAGCCTCTCTGTCTGGCCGAACAAGACTTCATCAGCAAGTTCTTCAAGCTGCAGCAGCACCCGACGGTTACACCCCCCCTCGCTCAG CCTGAGACAGAGGAGTCAGATGGAGGCACGCTGTCGAGAATTCCTCCCCAGGCTGAACACAGACAGTCTTTGTCATCAGA GAAAGACCTCGTGCGGCTGATGATGAATAAGATCTTTCAGAGCATCGAGACGGAGCTCAACAGTCTCATCGCTCTGGGCGACAAGATCGACAGCTTCAACTCTCTGTACATGCTGGTGAAGATGAGTCACCATGTGTGGACGGCCGAGAACGTCGACCCGGCCTCGTACCTCAGCACCACTCTGGGGAACGTGCTGGTCACTGTCAAGAGGAACTTTGACAAATGCATT TCGGCTCAGATCAGACAGATGGAGGAAGTGAAGATTTCCAAGAAAAGCAAAGTCAGTATCCTCCTCTTTGTTACCAAGTTCGAGGAGTTTGCCGAGCTGGCCGAGACAATCTTCCGTAATGCCGAGCGCCGAGGGGACCTGGACAAAGCTTACGTCAAACTCATCAGGGCTGTATTCATGAATG tggaGAAGGTCGCCAATGAAAGCCAGAAGACGCCGCGGGACGTTGTGATGATGGAGAACTTCCACCACATCTTTTCCACGCTGTCACGTCTGAAGATCTCCTGCCTGGAAGCAGAGCGGCGAGAGGCCAAGCACAAATACACGGACCATCTGCAGTTCTACGTGATCAACTCTCTGGGTCAGCCGCTAGAAAAACTCAAT CATTTCTTTGAAGGAGTCGAGGCCCGTGTGGCTCAGGGCGTtcgggaggaggaggtgagctACCAGCTGGCCTTCAACAAACAAGAGCTGCGTAAGGTTATCAAAGAGTATCCGGGCAAGGAGGTGAAAAAGGGACTCGACAACCTTTACAAGAAGGTGGACAAACATCTGTGCGAAGAAGAGAGTCTGCTACAg GTGGTGTGGCACTCCATGCAGGACGAGTTCATCCGTCAGTACAAGCACTTTGAGGACCTGATCGGCAGATGCTACCCTGGATCCGGCATCACCATGGAGTTCACCATCCAGGACATGTTGGAGTACTTCTCCAGCATTGCCCAGTCCCATTAG